The sequence below is a genomic window from Zhongshania aliphaticivorans.
TCTCCCACGCCGGGCTCGTACACGGGTTGGTCGGCGTTGTCTTCCATGGTCACTGCGGAAGCGCCTATTTCCAGCAGGGCATCTTCTAGCGTCGGCGCAGAAGCTGGGTTGGTATCTAGGCGCAGTTGTAACCAGGTCATAGGGTAGGCTCTTCTTGAAATTTAATAATGTCGGCAAAATGTAAAAAAGGGGCCGAAGCCCCTTTTGAATATGCAGTTTAAACTATTTTACAGTTTAAGCTTCTTTTCTAGGTAGTGAATACTTACGCCACCTTCGCGGAAAGCCGCATCCCGAACCAGATCCCGATGTAAGTCGGTATTGGTGCGAATGCCGTCTACCACCAGCTCATCTAAAGCATTGCGCATGCGGTTGAGGGCGATTTCGCGATTGTCTCCCCAGGTGATGATTTTGGCGATCATCGAGTCGTAATGAGGGGGAACGGTATAGCCGCTGTAAAGGTGCGAGTCGACCCGTACGCCTAGGCCACCCGGCGCATGGTAGTGCTTAATCAAACCTGGGCAGGGCATAAAGGTTTTAGGGTCTTCGGCATTTATCCGGCACTCAAAGGCGTGGCCTTTGATTTTGATATCGTCCTGAGTGATAGACAGTTTCTCGCCGCCAGCAATTAACAGCTGCTGCTGGATAAGGTCGACACCGGTTACCATTTCACTGACGGGGTGCTCAACCTGAATACGGGTATTCATCTCAATAAAGAAGAATTGGCCGTTTTCGTAGAGGAATTCGAAGGTGCCAGCGCCACGGTAATTAATGGCAATACAGGCATCAACACAAGACTTGGCGACCTGGGCGCGAATCTCGTCGGGAATGCCCGGTGCTGGCGCTTCTTCTAATACCTTCTGGTGACGACGCTGCAAAGAGCAGTCGCGGTCGCCTAGGTGAATAGCATTTCCTTGGCCGTCGGCCAAAACCTGGATCTCGACGTGGCGGGGGTTTTCGAGAAATTTCTCGATATATACCGTGCCGTCGCCAAAGGCGGCGCTGGCTTCAGACTGCGTGACATAGACGGCGTTGAGCAGCGCTGCCTCACTGTGAACTACTCGCATACCGCGGCCACCACCGCCAGCTGCTGCCTTAATAATGACGGGGTAGCCGATGCGCTTGGCCACTTTTAAGGTGTGTTCATTGTCATCGGTGATGGGGCCATCGGAGCCAGGTACCGTCGGTACGCCAGCTTTTTTCATGGCTTTTATCGCAGAGACCTTGTCGCCCATCATGCGTATAAGGTCGGGTGTGGGGCCAATAAAGATAAACCCACTCTTTTCAACTTGTTCAGCAAAGTCAGCGTTCTCGGCGAGGAAGCCATAGCCGGGGTGAATGGCGACGGCGTCGGTGACTTCTGCTGCGCTAATGATAGCTGGAATATTCAGGTAGCTCGCGGGCGATGGCGCGGGGCCAATACACACGGACTCGTCAGCTAGACGGACGTGCATCAGGTCGCGGTCGGCGGCTGAGTGTACTGCTACCGTTTTAATACCCAATTCTTTGCAGGCGCGCAAAATCCGCAGGGCAATTTCACCACGGTTGGCAATGACGACTTTTTTAAGCATTTGGAATCAATCCCTCTTTTGGTGCTTTGATCGTAGTTATGCCGGTGTTACACAATGGTGATCAAGGGCTGGTCAAATTCCACGGGCTCAGCGTCGTCAACCAAAATGGCCTCGATTACGCCAGACTTGTCTGCTTCAATTTGGTTCATCATTTTCATGGCTTCAACGATGCAGATGACATCGCCAGCTTTAACGTGCTGACCAACTTCAACAAAGGCGGGTGAAGAGGGTGAAGGTGAACGGTAGAACGTACCGACCATGGGCGACTTAATTAAATGACCGCTTGGGCCTTGCGCTTCAGCTGGAGCTGCAGCAGCAGCGGCTGGTGCCGGGGCTGCTGGCTGTGGCGCGTATTGCATTGGCTGTTGCATATACTGAGGAGCCATCATGCCTTTGGCGGCGCTATTGCGGCTGATGCGTACTGACTCTTCGCCCTCTTTTATCTCTAACTCGTCGATATTCGATTCTTCGAGTAACTCAATTAGCTTTTTTACTTTTCTAATGTCCATAGAAACTCTCTTTAATGTGAGTGAAGTGATTAGTTTTGTTATTCGCTTAACTGGCTTATAGCTGCTTGCAAGGCGTATTCATAACCCGCAGCGCCCAGGCCGCAGATGACCCCTTGGGCAATATCTGAAAAATAGGAATGATGACGAAAACTGTCCCGCGCGTGCACATTGGACAAGTGCACTTCAATAAAGGGGATGTCTACTGCCAGCAGGGCATCGCGCAGGGCAATACTGGTATGAGTAAAGGCTGCGGGATTGATAATAATAAAGTTGATGCCTTCAGGGCGCGCCAAGTGGATGCGTTCAATTAACTCGTATTCGGCGTTGCTTTGCATTGATTGCAAATGATGCCCGGCCGCCTTGGCAGATAGCTGTAACCTAGTGTCGATATCGGCAAGTGTGGCGCTGCCGTATACGCCGGGTTCGCGACTGCCAAGGAGATTGAGATTGGGACCGTGAAGTACGAGTATCGATGCCATAGGTCACTGCTATTTTGCTTAATTCAGGTTATGCGCAGATTGTGCCTTATTTGGTTTTATGAGTCCAACGCATCCCGTGAATTTTTTAAGATAGCGTGCAGTTAGCCGCAAGTTTGCAGAAGATGACCGGAATTTTGTGCCCTCTAGTGTTTTCGGTGCTAACACTGAAAACCGCCGATATCGGCCTAAGTTGACTCCTCTAACAAGCTAAGGAGCATCGATTTGCTTAAGACCTGCGGCAAGACGATGGGGCTAGCAGCAAGGTCCGCTGGGAAATATATGTAGAGTGGAATGCCGTTGCGCTGATAATCGGCGAGCAGCTGGGTGATGGCCGGATCGTAGCGCGTCCAATCGGCTGTGACATAGTGGACATTGTGAAGAATAAAGGCGGCGCGAATCGTATCGGTGTGTAACACCAGCGCTTCATTGGCGGCGCAGGTTATGCACCAGTCGGCGGTAACATCTAAAAACACATTTTGGCCGCTTTCGCGCAGGCGTTGAATTTGGCTGCTATCAAAGCCTGACACAATGGCGTTATTCTCAATCGGCTTGTTGAGACCAATTAGAATAAGGCTTAGTGCGGCAATATAAGAGACCATGGCCAGTATTTTGGCTGCTGGGCCCTGTTTGTAGAGCCAGAGGCCAAAACCAATTAGTAGCCAAGCAGATAAAATAAGTGCCATACCGTTCGCGCCGGTTTGGCGACCAACCACCCAGCTTAACCACACGGCGGTGGCGAGTAGGGGGAAGGCGAGTAGCTGGCGGAGTGTGATCATCCATTGCCCCGGTTTGGGAAGGCGACGCAAGCCAGCGGGGAATAGTGTTAACAACAATACCGGGAGCGCCATGCCGATACCGATAAAGGCAAACACGAGCAGTGAAATGGCCGGTGTTTGGCTAGCGGCAAAGCCCACTGCCGTGCCCATAAAGGGCGCTGTGCAGGGGCTGGCGACCACGGTGGCGAGTACGCCAGTGAAAAAACTGCCGCTATAACCCGATTGTCGACTGAGGTCGTCACCGACACTCATCCAGCTGCCGCCAATCTCAAACACGCCGAGTAAGTTCAGCGACAGCACAAAGAATAGGCTGGCGAGTAGGGCGACAAACCACGGTGTTTGCAGTTGAAAGCCCCAGCCGATGGCTTGCCCAGCTTGTTGCAGCGCGATTAATACTCCGGCCACCGCAACAAAGCTCAACACTACGCCAGCGCTGTACGCGACACCGTGACTGGCGGGGCTACCGCTGCGGGCATTGGCGAAGCTCAGCACCTTGAGACCCAATACCGGGAAAACGCAGGGCATTAAATTGAGAATGGCGCCGCCGAGCGCGGCAAAAATTAAAATTAGCCAAAGTGTTGGTACATCTGCGGTGGCGGGCAGGGGGCTGGTCTTTTTGGGTGCGGTCGTTTGTTCAATTAGCTGGCTGATCGAATCAATACGGTAGTGCTGGGTTTGGGGTGGATAGCATAGCCCAGCATCGGCGCAGCCTTGGGACGTAATACTCAGTGTAAAGGGCTGGCTGGGTATGTCACTGATCGCGATAGATGTATTGTGATAGTAAACTTCGGTTTCGCCAAAATAAGGGTCTTGTTTGACTTTGCCGGGTTCAAAGCGGCTATTAACCGCCACAGGCTTGCCATCAACGCTGGCGCTAAGCTCGAAACGTTCGCGATAGAGGTAATAGCCCTCGGTTATTTGCCAGCCAAGCAATAAATTGTCTTTATTCCACTGCAGGTCTGACTGGTAGGCCTGTTCCACGGGCAAAAAGCTAGGATTGCTGTCGCCAAAGCTTTGTGGCGTGGCATTAAAAAAATCCTGGCTGTGGGCGTTGGCACCCAAGAGCAGAAAAATAAGCGATAATAAAAGCGGTTTCATAAATACAATCACTGCTGTGGTGGCGTTATGATACGCCATAATTAGTTGTTTCGATGCCGAAATTCACATTGCTAGCGAGTTTACAGGTATTGCCCGGAAGGGTTAAGTTCAGGCTATGTTGTTCGAATAATTGTGTCGCCGAAAAGCAAGCGGCGGCGCCTTGGAGGGTTTGTGAGTTGTAAGTGGATGAGTGTTGGCGGCTTGGCCGCGCTGTTATTCAGTGCTGTGCTACAGGCTCAGCCCGATCAAATTACGGTAGAAAATGCCTATGTGCGGGGCTTGCCGCCCAGCCAACGCAATACCGCAGCATTTTTTAGTGTGCAAAATTCGCGTGGTCAAGAGGTTCGGATTGTGGCTGGTGATAGTGATGCCGCCGAGCGTTTGGAAATACATGGGCATCAGCATCGTAATGGCATGATGTCGATGCAGCGCGAGGACGCGGTCACCGTGCCGGCCAACGGGGAATTTGTTTTTGCGCCCGGTGCCTACCATTTAATGTTAATTAATTTAACCAGACCGCTGGCAGACGGTGATCGGGTGAAATTTACCCTTAAAACCGCTGAGGGTGAGATTCTTGCCATCGATGCGCCGGTAATTAGTGTGCTCAAACCCGCGCCCAGCGCAAACACCACATCTAGCTCCACAATGAGCCCGACTGAACACACAGGAATGCACTAATGATTGAAAAACTAAAAGACCTAGTGGCTAGGGCCAAAGAGAGCGCGCAAGAATGGCTCGGCAATGGGCTTGCATTAAAAATAGCTGCTGTCGTCGTGCCAGTCTATCTCGTGATTGTGATGATATTTGGCGTGTATTGGAGCTTTACACCGGATATGCCCAATACCCAGTATTTGCAAAAAGACACCAAAGTGGGTGTTATTGGCAGCGCAACAACCTCGGCATTAATTGATGTTACCGAAACATTGCTCGACAAGCCGGGCGGTTTTATTAGTAATGATATAAGCCCGCCAGGCATTTTTATGGACGATATGCCCGCGTGGGAATACGGAGTGCTTATTCAAGTTAGAGACCTTAGCCGCGCCATGCGCGAGAACTTTAGTCGCTCGCAGTCGCAGTCCCAAGAAGATGGCGACCTGGCTAAGGCCGAGCCGCGCTTCAGCTTCTCTAATAATAGCTGGGCGGTGCCTGCTTCTGAGTCGGAATACCGGCAGGGCATTAAATTTCTTAAGGCTTATCGCAGCCGCTTGGCTGATGTAGATCAGCCCCAGGCCCAGTTTTACGCCCGCGCCGATAATTTGCGCTACTGGCTGGCCGGTGTCGAGTCACGTTTAGGGAGTTTGTCGCAGCGCTTGAGTGCCAGTGTTGGGCGGCCGCGCTTGAACACGGATCTAGCCAACGACGCCAATGCACGGCAGTCTACGCCGGCATCGACTGAGTTGCAGATAAAAACCCCATGGCTGGAAATTGATAATGTATTTTACGAATCCCGCGGCACGGCTTGGGCGCTGATTTGCTTCCTGAAGGCGGTAGAGGTGGATTTTGCCGATGTATTGGCCAATAAAAATGCGAGTGTGAGTTTACGACAAATAATTCGTGAGCTAGAGGGAACCCAGCAGGCAATGTTCAGCCCAATGGTCTTAAATGGCAGTGGTTTTGGTTTTTTAGCCAACCATTCACTGGTGATGGCGTCTTATATTAGCCGCGCCAATGGTGCTATAACTGATTTACGTGACTTGTTATCTCAAGGATAAATGATGGTTTACTCAACTTTACTTAAAACCTGTGTGCTCGCCGCCAGCGTGTGGCTTACGGCCTGCGCCTCTAGTCCGCAAGCGATTCAATTGAGCCCGAAATTTTCGGAGCCCAGTGCGCGTATTGGCAATAATAGCCCTGTTCATGTCAGGGTCAGTGACCAGCGTCAAAACAAGGTGCTGGGCAGCCGCGGTGGCACATACCGCGAAACCTCAGTGGTGACCATTGCCAACGATTTGTCATTGGCGGTTGAAAAGCCCTTGGCTAAGCACATGGCGGCAATGGGCTACGATACCGACAGTCTGCGCGCCGACACGGCAGATCTCCATGTGATTTTTGAATCGCTGGTTTACAACCACCCGAAAGAAGACGGGGTTGGTTATGACATGGATATGTTAGCTGTGGTAAATGTGGTTGCTAGTCGCGGTAATGAGCGCTATGAAGGCCGCTACCGAGTGAAACGCAAGCAGAAGTTCTTTAATGCGCCAAGCGAGTCTCACAATGCCGAGCTGGTTAACGGCCTTGTGGTGGAAGTGCTTAATAGCATGTTTGAAGACCCTAAGCTGGTAGGGTTCTTGCGAAAAAATTAAGGCGAATTATCTGAATTAAAAAAAGGCGGATGCGTTAATGGCTCCGCCTTTTTTTATGTTTGCAACGTGCTGGCCTATAGCGTTGCCAGTTGCTGGTTTAGCCAGTCCTTGAATTGTCCCTTGGGCAGTGCGCCAGACAGCCGGGCAATTTCGCGGCCACCATGAAATAGAATCAGCGTCGGGATCGAGCGGATTTGACGCTGCGCAGCCGTGTTCTGGTTGGCTTCCGTGTCGAGTTTAAGAAAACTGACATGAGTGGGCATTTCGGCGGCAAGCTCGCTATAAACTGGCGCAAAGGAGCGGCAGGGGCCGCACCAAGGCGCCCAAAAATCAACCAGCACGGGCAAACCGCTTTGTTGAATATAGCGATTGAAATTAGCATCGCTGGCGTTGACGACCTTGCCATCGAGCAATAGCGCCTTGCACTTGCCGCATACCGGCGCATCGGTAAGGCGCGATTCGGGTACGCGGTTAATTGCGGCGCAGTGCGGGCAAATCAGTTGTAGCGAAGGGCTAGTGCTCATGGGGAGTCCAAATACAGCAAGTCATAACGCTGATATGTGGTCAGAAGGCGGGGATTTCAAGGTTTTAGCTTTACGGCGCTAGGCTTCCTCAACGCGCCAGCGCGTGAGACAGCCTAGCAAATGAGTACTTAACGATTTAACTCGCTGAGTAATTCCTGATGTCGCGGCCCGAGTAGGCGTGGACCGTATTGGGATACAACCTCGGCGGCAGCGCGGCTAGCCAGCGCGCCAGCCTTGGCGTAGCTGTACCCGTTGGTAATGCCGTAGAGGAACGCGCCAGCAAACATATCGCCCGCGCCGTTGGTGTCTACCGCTGCGACCTTATGGCCTGAAATTTCATGCAATTGTTCGCCGTCAAACACCAGTGCGCCTTTGGCACCGAGGGTGATGGCGAAGGTCTTGGCAACTTGTTTCAGTGCGGCAACGGCGTCATCAAGCGACTCGCTGTTTGCCCAGCCCAGCGCTTCAGCTTCATTGCAGAAAATCAGGTCTACCCCGTTGCCCAGCATGTCGTTTAAACCGTCGCGAAAAAAGCTAACCATCCCAGGATCTGAAAAGCTCAGCGCGGTTTTGACGCCGTTGCTTTCAGCGAGTTCGCGACCGGCGATCGCCGCGGCGCGGCCAGAGTCAGAGGTAACCAAATAGCCTTCGGCGTAGAAATACTCAGAGCGAGCGAGTGCCTCGGCATTGATTTCGGCCACTGACAATGTTTCGCTGATACCCAGGTGGGTGTTCATGCTGCGTTCTGCATCGGGGCTGATCAGCACCAAACATTTACCTGTAGTGCCGACGGCCTTGTCGCCGTCAAAATCGGCATCGACCCCGGCGGCTTTAATGTCGTTCATAAAGAAGTGGCCGTGTTCATCGTTCGCCACTTTACAGGAGTAGTAATTGTTGGCGCCAAAATAGCCTGCAGCGACAATGCTATTGCAGGCGGAACCACCACTGGCGAGTTTGGCGTGAACCATATGGCCGCTGAGCTTGTCCAACAGTTCCTGTTGACGGGCTGCATCGACGAGGGTCATCAGGCCTTTTTCCACGCCGAGGGATTGCAATTCTGCGTCGTTAATTTCGATTTCGGTATCGACTAAGGCGGCGCCAATTCCATAGAGGTGGTATTTTTTCATCTGATTTGCCAGTAACTTGCGGTAAAGTGCCGCTATTATCCGGTTTGAATTCTGATTTGCAATGTATCTGGTCGTATTGAATGGTTAAGAAAGCATCTAAGGGGAGTGGCGCTTCCGCAGCAACATTCTCGTGGTGGGGTTTATTCGTCAAGCTTAGCTTGGCGTTTGCGGTCGTCATGTTGATTTTTTTCGCTTACTGCGATGCCAAGGTGCGCGGCACGTTTGACCGTCAGCGCTATGAGCAGCCCGCCAAAGTCTACGCACGGCCCTTAGTACTGGCGACGGGGGCTATTCTAACGGCGTATGAGCTAGAGTCAGAATTAGGTGAGCTGGGTTACAGTAGCCGCCGTTTGGTGGATCAGCCAGGTAGTTACTTTCGTCAGGGCGATCATTTTACGATTTATCTGCGGCCCTTCGCCTTTGCTGACGGCCTGCAGCCCGCGCGCAAGATTGAGGTTGAAATGAACTCGACCACGGTGGGCGTGGTGCGCAATAAATTGGGTGATCGCATCGCTGAAGAGCAGCTCGATCCCATGGTGATTGGTGGGGTGTATCCCGGCCGCCATGAAGACCGCCTGATGTTAAGCCTTGCCGAAGCGCCGCAAATGCTGATTGAAACCTTGGTGCAGGTGGAAGATCAGCACTTCTACAGCCATTTTGGTATTTCGCCGCGCAGTATCGTGCGCGCTATGCTCGCCAATATAAAGGCGGGACGCACGGTCCAGGGCGGCAGCACACTCACCCAGCAATTGGTTAAAAACACGATTCTCAGCAATGAGCGCAGCTTGTGGCGCAAGGCCAAAGAAGCGGTGATGTCGATTTTAACCGAGATGCATTACAGCAAAGACCGAATTTTAGAAGCGTATATCAACGAAGTTTATTTGGGGCAGGAGGGCAATCGGGCTATTCACGGCTTTGGTCTTGCCGCGCGCCACTACTATAACCGGCCCCTAGAGGAGTTAAATTTAGGGCAGGTTGCGATGCTGGTGGGCCTCGTTAAAGGGCCGTCGTATTACGACCCGTGGCGTCACCCAGAGCGCGCCAAAACCCGCCGCAATATTGTGCTCGGCGAGCTAGAGGAAGAGGGTTGGCTGACCACGCAGCAATTGGCAGAGTGGCAGAAAGAGCCTTTAGAGTTAGCCAAAACCTCGGCACTGGCCGGCGTGTACCCTGCTTATGTCGACTTGGTGCGGCGTCAATTGAGCCGTGATTATCAGAGCAAGGAGCTGCAAACCAGTGGTTTGCGAATATTTACGCCCTTTGACCCGGTTTTGCAGCGCCGCGCAGAAAAGGCAACGGTGAAATCCCTACAGCGACTGGAAGCCCGTCAAAAAGACTTAGAAGTTGCCATGGTCGTGACCAAGGTAAACAGCGGTGATGTCGTCGCGGTAATTGGTGGCAAGCGGCCAAAATACGCTGGCTTTAACCGCGCCCTAGATGCGCTGCGGCCCATTGGTTCATTGGCTAAACCCGCCGTGTACTTGGCCGCGCTAAATCAACCCAATCAATATAGTTTGTTGACCAAGGTGTCGGATGAGCCGGTATCGATCAGCAATGCCAATGGCAGCCAGTGGCGGCCTTCGAATTACGATCGCAAATCCCACGGCGAGGTGCCCCTGCACACCGCATTGGCCCACTCTTATAATTTAGCGACTGCGCGGTTGGGTATGCAGGTTGGCTTGGATAAGGTTATGGCCATGTTCCAGCGCCTTGGCGTGCAGCGGCCCTTACTCGAAGTGCCATCGATGTTACTGGGTTCAGCGGAGTTGGCGCCAATAGAAGTCGCGGCGATGTACCAGACCTTGGCGGCAGATGGCCGTTATACACCGCTGCGTACGATTTATGCCATTACCGATAATAAGGGCGAGTTATTGGCGCGCTACCCGCAAAAGCCAAAACAGGTTGTCAATTCTGCAGCAGTGCATTTATTGCAATACGCGATGTTAGAAACCGTGCGCGAAGGCACGGGCAAAGGGGTGTATCAGGTGTTGCCCAAAGACTATCGGGTGGCGGGTAAAACCGGTACCAGTAACGATACCCGCGACTCTTGGTTTGCTGGTTTTGCCGGGGACTATATGGCTGTGGTCTGGATGGGTTTAGACAATAACACCTCAACGGGCTTAACCGGCGCCAGCGGTGCCTTAATGGTGTGGCGTCAGTTTATGGCCGAGGCCAGCACCGAGCAAATGCCATTTTCACTGGTAGATGGCGTAGAGTATCAGTGGGTGGACAGCATCAGTGGCAAGCTTAGTCAGTCGTGGTGTGAAAACGCGCGTTATATGCCCTTTATGAGCGGCAGTGCACCCCGTGAGCGCGGCGGCTGCGCCCCGGAACCTGAGAAGGTGTGGGGCTGGTTTCGAAGCGTATTTGACTAGCTAAAATGGCTGGCTTAGGCCTCGCGGATCTGGGCGGTATAGCCGCCCTGCGCCGCGGGGACTAAATCCATAAACTGATTGATGCACTCGGGCAGTTCTTCACTGCGATGGCTAACGAATAAAATGCGGGTTTGGCCGTGGGCGGCAATTTGGTCTACGGCGCCGAGCAATCGCGATTTTTGCTCGTTATCTAAGCCGATGCAGGGCTCATCTAAAATAAGAATACGGGGCGACTTGACCATGGCTCTAGCCAGTAAAACCATGCGCTGTTCACCAAATGACAGCCGGTCGAAACGCTGCTCTTTGAGGGGCAACAGTTCAAGCGCGTCTAGCCACGCAACTAACATCTGGCGTTGAGACTCGCTGTAGTCAGTGTATAAACCTACCGAATCAAATAAGCCAGACGCTACCACGTCGATCACCTTGGTGCGTTTTAAATTATTCATTTGCATGCTGGTATTAAGCAGGCCAAATTGGGCTTTAACCTCCCAAATACTTTCGCCGCCGCCGCGACGCTTGCCGAATAGGTACACCTCTTGGCCGTAGGCCTTATCGTTCTCGCCGCAGAGCAGGCCGAGCAAGGTCGACTTGCCAGCGCCGTTAGGGCCGCTAATACAGCAGTGCTGGTCGGGCATTAAGGTCCAGTTGATGTCGCTGAGCACCTGATTACCACGGAAATTCACATTGATATTACGTAGTTCTAATAGCGCGGTGTCGGCGGGGTGGGCTGGTGCGTCGGCAATGGGCAGTGGTTTAGCATAGTGATGCAAAGCTTGACTGGCCTGCTTGGCGGCGGCCGCACTGCATTCACCCAGCATTTTGCCGTGGGCCATTTGATATACGGTGTCGATGCAGTCGGGAATATCGTTGGCGTCTTTGGTCAGCAGAATCAGCGGTGTTGGCGAAGTAAGTAACTCGTCGAGCATGGTCCGCATTTCGGCTTGCGCCTTAACATCCAAGCCCTCAAAAGGATTGTCGAGAATCAGGGCCGCAGGTTTGGCTAAGAGGGCGCGGGCTAGCAAGGTTTTGCGACTTTCACCGGTAGAGATGAAGCGGATACCCTGGTCTAGTATGTGCGTAATACCGAGCCTGCTGCACAGGCTGTCGAATTCTGCGTTGGCGGGCTGGCCTTGCAAAATAATAGCGCGCACTGGCGTGCCAACATCGAAGGCATCGTCGCGGGTTTCACTGTCGTCAAAACGGCGGTCGTGCTCCATCAACTCGCGGTGTAAATCAAACGAGATGTGAGCGATATCATCTGGGCCAATATTAGCAGCGTAGTGGATGTCGCCAGCGTTAGGCCGCAGCTGATCGGTAATGAGTTTGGCGAGGGTGGTTTTGCCTGCGCCGTTGCCGCCTAAGATCGCGAGATGCTGCCCGGCCGGCCACTGCCAGCTAAAATTGTCGAGAATGGGGTCGAGTTGATAGGCAAAACGAATGGCGTCAAAGCGAATAATAGGGGCGGACATGGGCAACCGTGTTAACAAAAAACAATCGGCCACTATAGCATATTTACCCCTAATTTCTTGGTGCTATTTGGTTTTGCTCGTGGCTGATCACTGTGGGAAATACATGCCTCACAGCGACTTGGCAGAATTTTTCAGCAGCGAATACGCTCGCCAGGACTGAGTTGATAGAAATCAACGATGTGCTGCCAAGCTTGCTCGGCGGTATCGACGACACTGATCATATTGACGTCTTCGGGGCTGATAACCCCCTCGTCGCGGAGAAATTCCAAATTAATGGCCTGGCGCCAAAACTCGTGACCAATGAGAATGACCGGGACCCGTTTAGATTTACCGGTTTGAATGAGGGTTAGGGCCTCGAATAATTCATCGAAAGTACCAAAGCCACCGGGGCACACCACCACGGCCTTGGCGCGCAGCATAAAGTGCATTTTGCGGATGCCGAAATAATGAAAACGGAAGCAAAATTCAGGGCTGATATAGGGGTTTGGATCTTGTTCGTGGGGCAATACAATATTGAGGCCGATCGATTTGCCACCGGCGTCACTGGCACCGCGGTTGGCGGCTTCCATAATGCCGGGGCCGCCGCCCGTGACCACATAGAGTTGTTCGTTGGGATCACAGTGATTGGAATGCGTGGTAATCAGTTCACCTAGGCGGCGGGCTTGCTCATAGTGATGGCTATTGCGTTGGTCGCGTTTGGCGGCCCTCACTTTGGCGGGGTCGCCACTGTCTTGAGCAATGACTAAAGCTGCGTCGGCGTCTTCCGGGGAGGGAAAGCGGGCGCTGCCGAAAATGACAATGGTGGATTCGACTCCGTGTTCTTTTAGCGTCATTTCAGGCTTTTGCAATTCTAAGTGAAAGCGCAGGCCGCGAAGCTCCTCGCGCAATAAGAAATCTTGATCGGTATAGGCCAGCCGGTAGGCTGCGGGTTGGTCTTGCTGATTACTGGGCAGTTCATCCCGAGCGGAGGGGAAGTTGGCGCCGCGTAATTTAGACTTATCGGTCATTTATTATTTCCTTGTCGGTGGCGATATTGGTGTAGCTCTTGGCCCCAGGAATCTTTGGAAAACGTAGCGCAGCCAAAGTGCTCACTGCAGTTTTTATGCATGCTAAGCGAAGGTCGGTGGGGCGTCGCCGGAGCGCAGTAGTTTTGCAAAGCTTCCTTTAGCATAGCGTTGAAATGCTACAAATGCACAGCACCGAAACTCGATAGAAAACATTGTGTTGTCGGCCCCAGTCGGTATGATCTTGGGGTAGCTTCAGTGCGTATAGGCGCTATTGGTAATTCCGAGCAATAACTTATAGGTGTGTATGTCCCAGTCAGATTCGTCGTATTTACAGCATTTTTTTAAACAAGAGTCCGCCGGTGGAGTTTTGCTGGTATTGGCCAGTGCCTTGGCCATCCTGCTGGCTAATAGTCCGTTGGTGGGCATCTACAATCTTTTGATTGACACCCCTGTGGTGGTGCAGATCGGCGCGCTGAAATTGGCTAAACCATTATTGATGTGGGTAAATGACGGCCTAATGGCCGTGTTTTTCCTTATGGTTGGGCTGGAACTCAAACGTGAATTCTTGGAAGGGGAGCTGGCGGAGCTAAACAAAATCATTCTGCCGGGCCTCGGCGCCATTGGCGGCATGGTCGTGCCGGCGTTTATTTATTTGGCGCTGAATCGTGGCGATGGAGTTGCCGCACAAGGCTGGGCAATTCCTACGGC
It includes:
- the accB gene encoding acetyl-CoA carboxylase biotin carboxyl carrier protein, which codes for MDIRKVKKLIELLEESNIDELEIKEGEESVRISRNSAAKGMMAPQYMQQPMQYAPQPAAPAPAAAAAAPAEAQGPSGHLIKSPMVGTFYRSPSPSSPAFVEVGQHVKAGDVICIVEAMKMMNQIEADKSGVIEAILVDDAEPVEFDQPLITIV
- a CDS encoding protein-disulfide reductase DsbD family protein — translated: MKPLLLSLIFLLLGANAHSQDFFNATPQSFGDSNPSFLPVEQAYQSDLQWNKDNLLLGWQITEGYYLYRERFELSASVDGKPVAVNSRFEPGKVKQDPYFGETEVYYHNTSIAISDIPSQPFTLSITSQGCADAGLCYPPQTQHYRIDSISQLIEQTTAPKKTSPLPATADVPTLWLILIFAALGGAILNLMPCVFPVLGLKVLSFANARSGSPASHGVAYSAGVVLSFVAVAGVLIALQQAGQAIGWGFQLQTPWFVALLASLFFVLSLNLLGVFEIGGSWMSVGDDLSRQSGYSGSFFTGVLATVVASPCTAPFMGTAVGFAASQTPAISLLVFAFIGIGMALPVLLLTLFPAGLRRLPKPGQWMITLRQLLAFPLLATAVWLSWVVGRQTGANGMALILSAWLLIGFGLWLYKQGPAAKILAMVSYIAALSLILIGLNKPIENNAIVSGFDSSQIQRLRESGQNVFLDVTADWCITCAANEALVLHTDTIRAAFILHNVHYVTADWTRYDPAITQLLADYQRNGIPLYIYFPADLAASPIVLPQVLSKSMLLSLLEEST
- a CDS encoding DUF2333 family protein, with amino-acid sequence MIEKLKDLVARAKESAQEWLGNGLALKIAAVVVPVYLVIVMIFGVYWSFTPDMPNTQYLQKDTKVGVIGSATTSALIDVTETLLDKPGGFISNDISPPGIFMDDMPAWEYGVLIQVRDLSRAMRENFSRSQSQSQEDGDLAKAEPRFSFSNNSWAVPASESEYRQGIKFLKAYRSRLADVDQPQAQFYARADNLRYWLAGVESRLGSLSQRLSASVGRPRLNTDLANDANARQSTPASTELQIKTPWLEIDNVFYESRGTAWALICFLKAVEVDFADVLANKNASVSLRQIIRELEGTQQAMFSPMVLNGSGFGFLANHSLVMASYISRANGAITDLRDLLSQG
- the aroQ gene encoding type II 3-dehydroquinate dehydratase; the protein is MASILVLHGPNLNLLGSREPGVYGSATLADIDTRLQLSAKAAGHHLQSMQSNAEYELIERIHLARPEGINFIIINPAAFTHTSIALRDALLAVDIPFIEVHLSNVHARDSFRHHSYFSDIAQGVICGLGAAGYEYALQAAISQLSE
- a CDS encoding copper chaperone PCu(A)C, whose translation is MSCKWMSVGGLAALLFSAVLQAQPDQITVENAYVRGLPPSQRNTAAFFSVQNSRGQEVRIVAGDSDAAERLEIHGHQHRNGMMSMQREDAVTVPANGEFVFAPGAYHLMLINLTRPLADGDRVKFTLKTAEGEILAIDAPVISVLKPAPSANTTSSSTMSPTEHTGMH
- the accC gene encoding acetyl-CoA carboxylase biotin carboxylase subunit, whose amino-acid sequence is MLKKVVIANRGEIALRILRACKELGIKTVAVHSAADRDLMHVRLADESVCIGPAPSPASYLNIPAIISAAEVTDAVAIHPGYGFLAENADFAEQVEKSGFIFIGPTPDLIRMMGDKVSAIKAMKKAGVPTVPGSDGPITDDNEHTLKVAKRIGYPVIIKAAAGGGGRGMRVVHSEAALLNAVYVTQSEASAAFGDGTVYIEKFLENPRHVEIQVLADGQGNAIHLGDRDCSLQRRHQKVLEEAPAPGIPDEIRAQVAKSCVDACIAINYRGAGTFEFLYENGQFFFIEMNTRIQVEHPVSEMVTGVDLIQQQLLIAGGEKLSITQDDIKIKGHAFECRINAEDPKTFMPCPGLIKHYHAPGGLGVRVDSHLYSGYTVPPHYDSMIAKIITWGDNREIALNRMRNALDELVVDGIRTNTDLHRDLVRDAAFREGGVSIHYLEKKLKL